In a single window of the Streptomyces sp. NBC_00094 genome:
- a CDS encoding SDR family oxidoreductase has product MSALTGRTAIVTGASRGIGRGIAERLAGDGALVAVHYGSNEKAAHETVRHIEDKGGRAFAFRAELGAPDAVDTFYAALEAGLAEHGAGPGFDILVNNAAASGSGRIHELTPEVFDRLFAINVKAPLFLIQRGLGLLRDGGRIVNISSAVTKHAFPDSVTYAMTKGAVDTMTLALAKELGPRGITVNAVAPGFVATEMNERRRATPEASAALAAVSVFNRIGTPADIADVVGFLVSDDARWITGQYVDVTGGSAL; this is encoded by the coding sequence ATGTCCGCGCTGACCGGCAGGACCGCGATCGTCACAGGGGCGAGCCGCGGCATCGGAAGAGGTATCGCAGAGCGGCTGGCCGGGGACGGGGCCCTGGTGGCCGTGCACTACGGCAGCAACGAGAAGGCCGCGCACGAGACGGTCCGGCACATCGAGGACAAGGGCGGCCGGGCCTTCGCGTTCCGCGCGGAGCTCGGGGCGCCGGACGCCGTCGACACGTTCTACGCCGCGCTGGAGGCCGGTCTCGCGGAGCATGGCGCGGGGCCCGGGTTCGACATCCTCGTCAACAACGCGGCCGCGAGCGGCTCGGGCCGCATCCACGAACTGACGCCCGAGGTCTTCGACCGGCTGTTCGCGATCAACGTGAAGGCCCCGCTCTTCCTGATCCAGCGGGGTCTCGGCCTGCTGCGCGACGGCGGCCGGATCGTCAACATCTCCTCGGCGGTGACGAAGCACGCCTTCCCCGACTCCGTCACCTACGCGATGACCAAGGGCGCCGTCGACACGATGACCCTCGCCCTCGCCAAGGAGCTGGGACCCCGGGGGATCACGGTCAACGCCGTGGCCCCGGGCTTCGTGGCGACGGAGATGAACGAGCGACGCCGGGCGACTCCGGAGGCGAGCGCGGCCCTCGCGGCGGTCTCGGTCTTCAACCGGATCGGGACGCCGGCCGACATCGCGGACGTGGTCGGCTTCCTCGTCTCCGACGACGCGCGCTGGATCACCGGGCAGTACGTGGACGTCACGGGCGGCAGCGCGCTCTGA
- a CDS encoding DUF4157 domain-containing protein: protein MARENGRTPDPERSSPTPVRAPLPGAGERNIQGTAGNTAMVQMLRQAGHPWSRPAPPEQHQHGAGCGHLATPQAGTTDEAAVQRSTVHGVLRAPGRPLDDTTRADMETRLGADFTDVRIHDDSAARASAAEVGARAYTSGSHVVIGAGGADKHTLAHELTHVIQQRQGPVAGTDRGDGLSVSDPSDRFEREAEANATRVMRAPVAEAGAPASLPSARDTSHTAAVQRMPFNGKEKKNAPPPPPPKQGDHLFNKLAEAAELLATNATTRMETVFAGLGRPVRNSLGQNAAAFREKRDAFTTKRDEMLLKASEAKRERHPKSHPKSLFFAAEGVSSQAGGDDNSQTFGTFSATLSSLPALCGVTADGAVRPLALPAEVTAARGGWENLKGRVYDSDAERRVTAALKDIEKGRHRRAFGTWNTDTQGIYAELYELMLSTVEALQELTATMIRGGVATAAAAATDNGETTNSAAPAAGNEETESHT, encoded by the coding sequence ATGGCCCGCGAGAACGGCCGAACCCCCGACCCCGAACGCTCCTCCCCGACCCCGGTCCGGGCGCCCCTGCCCGGTGCGGGTGAACGGAACATCCAGGGCACCGCCGGGAACACGGCGATGGTCCAGATGCTCCGCCAGGCCGGACACCCCTGGTCCCGGCCCGCCCCGCCCGAGCAGCACCAGCACGGAGCCGGCTGCGGCCACCTGGCCACCCCGCAGGCCGGGACCACGGACGAGGCCGCTGTGCAGCGGTCCACCGTCCACGGGGTGCTCCGCGCCCCGGGCCGGCCCCTCGACGACACCACCCGGGCCGACATGGAGACCCGCCTCGGCGCGGACTTCACCGACGTCCGCATCCACGACGACAGCGCCGCCCGCGCCTCCGCCGCCGAGGTCGGCGCCCGGGCGTACACCTCGGGCAGCCATGTCGTCATCGGTGCCGGCGGTGCCGACAAGCACACGCTGGCGCATGAGCTCACCCACGTCATCCAGCAGCGTCAGGGACCCGTGGCCGGGACCGACCGCGGGGACGGCCTGAGTGTCAGCGATCCCTCCGACCGCTTCGAGCGCGAAGCGGAAGCCAACGCCACCCGCGTCATGAGGGCACCCGTCGCGGAAGCAGGGGCACCTGCTTCTCTTCCTTCGGCCCGGGACACCTCCCATACGGCCGCCGTGCAGCGGATGCCCTTCAACGGCAAGGAGAAGAAGAACGCGCCGCCACCGCCTCCTCCCAAGCAGGGCGACCACCTGTTCAACAAACTGGCCGAGGCCGCGGAGCTGCTCGCGACGAACGCCACCACACGCATGGAAACGGTCTTCGCCGGGCTCGGACGTCCCGTCAGGAACAGCCTGGGGCAGAATGCGGCGGCGTTCAGGGAGAAGCGGGACGCCTTCACGACCAAGCGGGACGAGATGCTGCTGAAGGCGAGCGAGGCGAAAAGGGAGCGTCACCCGAAGAGCCACCCCAAGTCCTTGTTCTTCGCCGCCGAGGGCGTCTCCAGTCAAGCCGGCGGTGACGACAACTCCCAGACGTTCGGGACCTTCAGCGCCACGCTGTCCTCCCTGCCGGCTCTCTGCGGAGTCACCGCTGACGGAGCCGTCCGGCCGTTGGCGCTTCCCGCTGAAGTGACCGCCGCGCGGGGCGGGTGGGAGAACCTCAAGGGGAGGGTGTACGACAGCGATGCCGAACGCAGGGTGACGGCGGCGCTGAAGGACATCGAGAAGGGAAGGCACAGGCGTGCCTTCGGTACGTGGAATACCGATACGCAAGGCATCTACGCGGAACTGTACGAGTTGATGCTGTCCACCGTCGAAGCCCTTCAGGAACTCACCGCGACGATGATCAGAGGCGGCGTCGCGACCGCCGCGGCTGCGGCGACCGACAACGGCGAGACCACGAACTCCGCCGCCCCTGCCGCCGGAAACGAGGAGACGGAGAGCCATACCTGA
- a CDS encoding vanadium-dependent haloperoxidase — MSHRSAAPAPTSTAAARTPLTRRRVLTTSAAAAGALALPGSAAWAVPTSFEAETRTGRRAPGAVTDPSVVIRWNQAAMDAILGRYQAAGNRFGPATVNARALAIIHNAIYDAWACYDRCAVGSRFGGSLRRPRAERTPDNKNEAISYAAHLALLDLYPEYKVAIDGMLRSLGHDPELTEPRRNSPAWIGRRTARAVLDYRHDDGANQLGTPAYTDTTGYQARNTPQVAGAFDPSTVTDPAHWTPLIVNGKTQRYLTPQFAVMKPFALTRPDQFTVAAPPPYPSVRMTAAIEELLDISARLTDEQKAIAEFWLNDDVTPPGAQQMWGRYVSARDGYGVDEDAQLFFGLNMAECDAAIGSWAVKRDYDFARPSTLIPYDRRGQQVRSWGGPGQGTVTMDGVDWQAYVAVPPFPATVSGHSTFSGAAAEFLRRFTGSDSFGDSYRFTAGASTVEPGLTPRTDVVLHWPTFSEAARQAGISRVYGGMHWSFDNEPGIEMGHRIGKVVHRQALRYFTGAHR, encoded by the coding sequence ATGTCCCACCGATCCGCCGCCCCCGCCCCCACCTCGACCGCCGCGGCCCGCACGCCGCTCACCCGGCGCCGGGTACTCACCACGTCCGCCGCCGCGGCCGGGGCGCTCGCCCTGCCCGGCTCGGCGGCATGGGCCGTCCCCACCAGCTTCGAGGCGGAGACCCGGACGGGCCGTCGGGCCCCCGGCGCCGTCACCGACCCCAGCGTCGTCATCCGCTGGAACCAGGCCGCGATGGACGCGATACTCGGCCGCTACCAGGCCGCCGGCAACCGCTTCGGCCCCGCGACCGTGAACGCCCGCGCCCTCGCGATCATCCACAACGCGATCTACGACGCCTGGGCGTGTTACGACCGCTGTGCCGTCGGCAGCCGTTTCGGCGGCTCCCTGCGCCGGCCCCGCGCCGAGCGGACCCCGGACAACAAGAACGAGGCCATCAGCTACGCGGCCCACCTCGCGCTGCTCGACCTGTACCCCGAGTACAAGGTCGCCATCGACGGGATGCTGCGCAGCCTCGGTCACGACCCCGAGCTCACCGAGCCCCGCCGGAACAGCCCCGCCTGGATCGGCCGTCGCACCGCGCGGGCCGTCCTCGACTACCGGCACGATGACGGCGCCAACCAGCTCGGCACCCCCGCGTACACCGACACCACCGGCTACCAGGCGCGCAACACCCCGCAGGTCGCCGGCGCCTTCGACCCGTCGACGGTCACGGACCCGGCCCACTGGACGCCGCTGATCGTCAACGGCAAGACGCAGCGCTACCTCACCCCGCAGTTCGCGGTGATGAAGCCCTTCGCGCTGACCCGCCCCGACCAGTTCACGGTCGCCGCCCCGCCCCCGTACCCCTCCGTCCGGATGACGGCCGCGATCGAGGAACTCCTCGACATCAGCGCCCGTCTGACGGACGAACAGAAGGCGATCGCCGAGTTCTGGCTCAACGACGACGTCACCCCGCCCGGCGCCCAGCAGATGTGGGGACGGTACGTCTCCGCCCGCGACGGCTACGGCGTCGACGAGGACGCCCAGCTGTTCTTCGGCCTCAACATGGCCGAGTGCGACGCCGCCATCGGCTCCTGGGCGGTCAAGCGCGACTACGACTTCGCCCGCCCCTCGACCCTCATCCCGTACGACCGGCGCGGGCAGCAGGTCCGCTCCTGGGGCGGCCCCGGCCAGGGCACCGTCACCATGGACGGCGTCGACTGGCAGGCGTACGTCGCCGTCCCGCCGTTCCCCGCGACCGTCTCCGGACACAGCACTTTCTCCGGCGCGGCCGCCGAGTTCCTGCGGCGCTTCACCGGCTCGGACTCCTTCGGCGACTCGTACCGCTTCACGGCGGGCGCCTCCACCGTCGAGCCCGGCCTCACCCCGCGCACCGACGTCGTCCTGCACTGGCCCACCTTCAGCGAGGCCGCCCGCCAGGCCGGCATCTCCCGCGTGTACGGCGGCATGCACTGGAGCTTCGACAACGAGCCCGGCATCGAGATGGGCCACCGCATCGGCAAGGTCGTGCACCGGCAGGCCCTGCGCTACTTCACCGGCGCCCACCGCTGA
- a CDS encoding HPP family protein translates to MSNQTQTPAGAATPPARSRWAGGAPPFPGARPAALGTLATVVSLVILVALGEATGNLLMIAPLAATAMIICSTPALPPAQPRGTVLGQVGSGVLGLVAVALFGHSLWVAAVAAGLSVGLMLLLRAVHAPAAATAVLAVLQDPAPVRFLVLLAVGSVLLVLVGLVASRLGVIGTYPTYWW, encoded by the coding sequence GTGAGCAACCAGACCCAGACCCCCGCGGGTGCGGCGACACCGCCCGCCCGCAGCCGCTGGGCGGGCGGCGCCCCGCCCTTCCCCGGCGCCAGGCCGGCCGCCCTCGGCACCCTCGCCACCGTCGTGTCCCTGGTGATCCTGGTCGCCCTCGGCGAGGCCACCGGAAACCTCCTGATGATCGCCCCGCTGGCCGCCACCGCGATGATCATCTGCAGTACCCCCGCCCTGCCCCCGGCCCAGCCCCGCGGCACGGTCCTCGGCCAGGTCGGCTCCGGTGTCCTCGGCCTCGTCGCCGTCGCCCTGTTCGGCCACTCCCTCTGGGTGGCCGCCGTCGCCGCGGGCCTCAGCGTCGGCCTCATGCTCCTGCTGCGCGCCGTCCACGCCCCGGCCGCCGCCACAGCCGTCCTCGCCGTCCTCCAGGACCCGGCCCCCGTGCGCTTCCTCGTCCTGCTGGCCGTCGGCAGCGTCCTCCTCGTCCTGGTGGGCCTCGTCGCCTCCCGGCTCGGCGTGATCGGCACGTACCCGACGTACTGGTGGTGA
- a CDS encoding sulfurtransferase: MNRDRLLVSCEQIMEQLRKPAAGDENTVLVEITDGGSPLGRVPGSVRLDWTGDLQDPVRRDVIGPEAFAELLGRHGISADHTVVLLSGNNNWWAAAGYWQFTLYGHRQLRLLDGGRLRWEALGGPLTHDAPERPPAAYPVPALDESIRARREDMLDHIGRHQLLDVRSLEEYLGQSNTPPGVPEDLGVRCGHALSAEHIPWHTAVHPDGTFRDREELARAYAAVRTDTPTVVYCRVGWRSAHSWFVLRELLGLPDIRNYDGAWREFGSLIGAPIVNGPQPWGPDGIPSIVAQRAPEVPARA; this comes from the coding sequence GTGAACCGAGACAGACTGCTCGTCAGCTGCGAGCAGATCATGGAACAGCTGCGCAAACCCGCGGCCGGTGACGAGAACACGGTCCTCGTCGAGATCACCGACGGCGGCTCCCCGCTCGGCCGGGTCCCCGGCTCCGTCCGCCTCGACTGGACCGGTGACCTCCAGGATCCCGTACGCCGGGACGTCATCGGCCCGGAGGCCTTCGCCGAACTCCTCGGCCGGCACGGCATCTCCGCCGACCACACCGTCGTCCTCCTCAGCGGCAACAACAACTGGTGGGCCGCCGCCGGATACTGGCAGTTCACGCTGTACGGCCACCGGCAGCTCCGCCTCCTCGACGGCGGCCGGCTCCGCTGGGAGGCGCTCGGCGGCCCCCTCACCCACGACGCCCCGGAGCGCCCGCCCGCCGCGTACCCCGTACCGGCCCTCGACGAGTCGATCCGGGCCCGCCGCGAGGACATGCTCGACCACATCGGCCGCCACCAACTCCTCGACGTCCGCTCCCTGGAGGAGTACCTCGGGCAGAGCAACACCCCGCCCGGCGTGCCCGAGGACCTCGGCGTGCGGTGCGGTCACGCCCTCTCCGCCGAGCACATCCCCTGGCACACCGCCGTCCACCCCGACGGCACCTTCCGGGACCGGGAGGAGCTGGCCCGCGCCTACGCGGCCGTCCGCACCGACACCCCGACCGTCGTCTACTGCCGTGTCGGCTGGCGCTCCGCCCACAGCTGGTTCGTCCTGCGGGAACTCCTCGGACTCCCCGACATCCGCAACTACGACGGCGCCTGGCGGGAGTTCGGCTCCCTCATCGGCGCCCCCATCGTCAACGGCCCCCAGCCCTGGGGACCCGACGGCATCCCGTCGATCGTCGCCCAGCGCGCCCCGGAGGTCCCCGCCCGTGCCTGA
- a CDS encoding cupin domain-containing protein — protein MPDVTVFRNVLRNGFDQTDLPWVPWTEPGRVGVEFVVLWGPDPAEGEDSASLLLRFPPGAHGDFHEHLGHELMLVLDGTLDHSDGRRFHRGDLVVEEPGTRHRMSSAEGCTVLAVRARPAAARTPEAGEITTGVGAV, from the coding sequence GTGCCTGACGTCACCGTGTTCCGCAACGTCCTGCGCAACGGCTTCGACCAGACCGACCTGCCCTGGGTGCCGTGGACCGAACCCGGCCGCGTCGGCGTCGAGTTCGTCGTCCTCTGGGGACCCGACCCCGCCGAGGGCGAGGACTCCGCCTCCCTGCTGCTGCGCTTCCCGCCCGGCGCGCACGGCGACTTCCACGAGCACCTGGGCCACGAGCTGATGCTCGTCCTCGACGGCACCCTCGACCACAGCGACGGACGCCGCTTCCACCGCGGAGACCTCGTCGTCGAGGAGCCCGGCACCCGGCACCGGATGTCCAGCGCCGAGGGCTGCACCGTCCTCGCCGTCCGGGCCCGCCCCGCCGCCGCCCGTACCCCGGAGGCCGGCGAGATCACCACCGGCGTCGGCGCCGTCTGA
- a CDS encoding cobalamin B12-binding domain-containing protein (Presence of a B(12) (cobalamin)-binding domain implies dependence on cobalamin itself, in one of its several forms, or in some unusual lineages, dependence on a cobalamin-like analog.) — MTPHARPQSLRSPEPSRRVLLTTGSSDAHTWNLVHLQLFLEEHGHSVLNLGPCVPEELLVDTARMTRPDIVVLSSVNGHGHQDGLRAARALREDRATRSIPMVIGGLLGISPEGAATRTAELLDAGYDEVYADGTPPTALLRRLAELGGACTGRAAA, encoded by the coding sequence ATGACCCCGCACGCACGGCCCCAGTCCTTGCGCAGTCCCGAGCCCTCCCGCCGGGTCCTGCTCACCACCGGTTCCTCCGACGCCCACACCTGGAACCTGGTCCACCTCCAGCTCTTCCTGGAGGAGCACGGCCACTCGGTGCTCAACCTGGGGCCCTGCGTTCCCGAGGAACTGCTCGTCGACACCGCCCGGATGACCCGGCCCGACATCGTCGTGCTCTCCTCCGTCAACGGCCACGGACACCAGGACGGCCTGCGCGCCGCCCGCGCCCTGCGCGAGGACCGTGCCACCCGGTCCATCCCCATGGTCATCGGCGGGCTCCTCGGCATCTCCCCGGAGGGCGCCGCCACCCGTACCGCCGAACTCCTCGACGCCGGATACGACGAGGTGTACGCCGACGGGACCCCGCCCACGGCACTGCTGCGCCGCCTCGCAGAGCTCGGCGGCGCGTGTACCGGGCGGGCCGCAGCTTGA
- a CDS encoding FAD/NAD(P)-binding protein: MTTSVPPAAQHPLPPGDLGAFVRESAEAGALVVQPRMGMVGAEEMADGVAAVAALPLRTVATLTIDSYTRVGDHAAATAALRTGRPLNGFPLVSHGPRATARVAAAAGRGTPVQVRHGSADPMAIFRTMAAAGLAASEGGPVSYCLPYGRTPLAESVAAWRDSVQFLTEESRAHGRRAHLESFGGCLLGQLCPPSLLVAVSVLECLFFVANGATSVSLSYAQQTHPAQDAGALTALRLLADEFLPPAVDRHLVLYAYMGVYPKTVPGARLLLRRSAELAVRGGAQRLIVKTETEAHRIPTVEENLTALRIAADAARATHDAPMAARHGSGPSADAEEVLAEARTLITAVLGLSDDLGTALLKAFDRGLLDVPYCLHPDNRGAARSTVAPDGRLQWTDLGALPLLTTSRRTIPMTSRQLAGMLGRVAREHDLAAATHPRPQETGPVRRPVPRSAPEPSAEPPLRIGFVGMGPRGLSVLERLAARCAEEPPARPVEVFAIDPYEAGAGRIWRTDQSPWFLMNTPAREVTMFSGPADTGPHRPGAGPSLGEWWARDDPAAAEADGYAPRAVYGRYLTYVMRCVEETLPPALTVHRIPARVICADRARETEGSGRAVHRLRLDRGDVLTVDRLLIATGHPVNELDPQQRAWEAFARECSTPARPVRYVAGGSAVEMPLADIPAGASVGILGMGLTFYDILTELTLGRGGTFTEGGDGLLYLPSGKEPRIVAGSRGGVPLLTRGANQKGPEHRYRARLFTPDRLAALRAESAPLDFERTVLPWLLAEVNLVLLATRVRLVHGPDAAAEFTERGERELTDRPDPRILERLAAGYRIDPRPLTGLDALARPFHGRRFGSQAEFHKVLTEWLRADLAEARRGNTDGPLKAAADVLRDVRQTIRSVVDFGGLTPASHRWFLAEFGPLAAMVSTGPPPVRSEQFLALLAAGVLEPVGPGARFHADPVEGRFAVESAQVENSWVPLDVVVDARVPSTDLAADRDPLIRGLLVDGEIRTFTNAAGDVNETEGAGEFATGGLDCTDAPFHPVRADGSVDTSTHVLGIPSEHTRWFTQVGSGRPGPWGSFTRDADAIADALLGGASLGVGRLGGMSLGDGRLGGASLGGAR; this comes from the coding sequence TTGACGACCTCCGTCCCGCCCGCGGCACAGCACCCGCTTCCCCCCGGCGATCTCGGCGCCTTCGTCCGGGAGTCGGCCGAGGCCGGCGCTCTGGTCGTCCAGCCCCGGATGGGCATGGTCGGAGCCGAGGAGATGGCCGACGGCGTCGCCGCCGTCGCCGCGCTGCCCCTGCGTACCGTCGCCACCCTCACCATCGACAGCTACACCCGCGTGGGCGACCACGCCGCCGCCACCGCCGCCCTGCGCACCGGTCGGCCCCTCAACGGGTTCCCGCTGGTCAGCCACGGCCCGAGGGCCACCGCGCGAGTCGCGGCCGCGGCCGGACGCGGCACACCCGTCCAGGTCCGCCACGGCTCCGCCGACCCCATGGCCATCTTCCGCACCATGGCCGCCGCCGGGCTCGCCGCCTCCGAGGGCGGCCCCGTCTCGTACTGCCTGCCCTACGGCCGCACCCCGCTCGCCGAGTCCGTCGCCGCCTGGCGCGACTCGGTCCAGTTCCTCACGGAGGAGAGCCGCGCCCACGGCCGCCGGGCCCACCTCGAATCCTTCGGCGGCTGCCTCCTCGGCCAGCTCTGCCCGCCTTCGCTCCTCGTCGCCGTCTCCGTCCTGGAGTGCCTCTTCTTCGTGGCCAACGGGGCGACCAGCGTCTCCCTCAGCTACGCCCAGCAGACCCATCCCGCCCAGGACGCGGGCGCGCTCACCGCGCTGCGGCTGCTCGCCGACGAGTTCCTGCCGCCCGCCGTCGACCGCCACCTCGTGCTCTACGCGTACATGGGTGTCTACCCGAAGACCGTGCCCGGCGCCCGGCTGCTGCTGCGCCGAAGCGCCGAACTCGCCGTACGCGGCGGGGCGCAGCGCCTGATCGTGAAGACCGAGACCGAGGCGCACCGGATCCCCACCGTCGAGGAGAACCTGACCGCCCTGCGGATCGCCGCCGACGCGGCCCGCGCCACCCACGACGCACCCATGGCGGCGCGGCACGGGAGCGGGCCGTCGGCCGACGCCGAGGAGGTCCTCGCCGAGGCCCGCACCCTGATCACGGCGGTCCTCGGCCTCTCCGACGACCTCGGCACCGCCCTGCTCAAGGCCTTCGACCGGGGCCTGCTCGACGTGCCGTACTGCCTGCACCCCGACAACAGGGGCGCCGCCCGGTCCACCGTCGCACCGGACGGGCGCCTCCAGTGGACCGACCTGGGCGCGCTGCCCCTGCTCACCACCAGCCGGAGGACCATACCGATGACCTCGCGTCAGCTCGCCGGGATGCTCGGCAGGGTCGCCCGGGAGCACGACCTGGCGGCCGCGACGCATCCGCGGCCGCAGGAGACCGGGCCCGTCCGGCGACCCGTTCCCCGGTCCGCCCCGGAGCCGTCCGCCGAACCGCCGCTGCGGATCGGATTCGTCGGCATGGGCCCGCGCGGCCTCTCCGTACTGGAGCGGCTCGCCGCCCGCTGCGCCGAGGAACCGCCCGCGCGGCCCGTGGAGGTCTTCGCGATCGATCCGTACGAGGCGGGGGCCGGCCGGATCTGGCGTACGGACCAGTCGCCCTGGTTCCTGATGAACACCCCGGCCCGGGAGGTCACCATGTTCTCCGGGCCCGCCGACACGGGACCGCACCGGCCCGGCGCGGGACCCAGCCTCGGCGAGTGGTGGGCGCGGGACGATCCGGCGGCCGCCGAGGCGGACGGGTACGCGCCGCGCGCCGTGTACGGCCGGTACCTGACGTACGTCATGCGGTGCGTCGAGGAGACCCTGCCGCCCGCGCTCACCGTTCACCGCATACCCGCCCGGGTGATCTGCGCGGACCGCGCGCGGGAGACGGAGGGGAGCGGTCGCGCGGTGCACCGACTGCGGCTCGACCGGGGCGACGTCCTCACCGTCGACCGGCTGTTGATCGCCACCGGGCATCCCGTCAACGAGCTCGACCCACAGCAGCGCGCCTGGGAGGCGTTCGCCCGGGAGTGCTCGACCCCCGCCCGGCCCGTACGGTACGTGGCCGGCGGCTCGGCGGTCGAGATGCCGCTCGCCGACATCCCGGCGGGCGCGAGCGTCGGCATCCTCGGCATGGGGCTGACCTTCTACGACATCCTCACCGAGCTCACCCTCGGGCGCGGCGGCACCTTCACCGAAGGCGGGGACGGGCTGCTCTACCTGCCCAGCGGCAAGGAGCCCCGGATCGTCGCCGGTTCGCGCGGGGGAGTACCCCTGCTCACCCGGGGCGCCAACCAGAAGGGGCCCGAACACCGCTACCGGGCACGGCTGTTCACCCCCGACCGGCTGGCCGCCCTGCGTGCGGAGTCCGCGCCGCTCGACTTCGAGCGGACCGTCCTGCCCTGGCTGCTCGCCGAGGTCAACCTCGTCCTGCTCGCCACCCGGGTCCGTCTCGTCCACGGCCCGGACGCGGCGGCCGAGTTCACCGAACGCGGCGAGCGGGAGCTCACGGACCGACCCGATCCCCGGATCCTGGAACGGCTCGCCGCCGGATACCGGATCGACCCGCGGCCCCTCACCGGGCTCGACGCGCTCGCCCGACCGTTCCACGGTCGACGCTTCGGCTCCCAGGCCGAGTTCCACAAGGTCCTCACCGAGTGGCTGCGCGCCGACCTCGCCGAGGCGCGGCGGGGCAACACCGACGGGCCCCTCAAGGCGGCGGCCGACGTCCTGCGCGACGTACGGCAGACGATCCGGTCCGTCGTCGACTTCGGCGGGCTCACCCCCGCGTCGCACCGGTGGTTCCTCGCCGAGTTCGGGCCGCTCGCGGCGATGGTCTCGACCGGACCGCCACCGGTGCGCTCGGAGCAGTTCCTGGCACTGCTCGCGGCCGGGGTCCTCGAACCGGTCGGTCCCGGCGCACGGTTCCACGCCGACCCGGTGGAGGGGCGCTTCGCGGTCGAGTCCGCGCAGGTCGAGAACTCCTGGGTGCCGCTCGACGTCGTGGTGGACGCCAGGGTGCCGAGCACGGACCTGGCGGCGGACCGGGACCCGTTGATCCGGGGGCTGCTGGTGGACGGGGAGATCCGTACGTTCACCAACGCGGCCGGGGATGTCAACGAGACGGAGGGCGCTGGGGAGTTCGCCACCGGCGGCCTCGACTGCACCGACGCGCCGTTCCATCCGGTGCGGGCGGACGGCTCGGTCGACACCAGCACGCACGTCCTCGGCATCCCCAGCGAGCACACCCGCTGGTTCACCCAGGTGGGCAGCGGCCGGCCCGGTCCCTGGGGCTCCTTCACCCGGGACGCCGACGCGATCGCGGACGCGCTGCTCGGCGGGGCGTCACTCGGTGTCGGGCGGCTCGGCGGGATGTCGCTCGGTGACGGGCGGCTCGGCGGGGCCTCGCTCGGCGGTGCGCGGTGA